The region TGTATTTTTCCTTTACAACAAGCTGAACAAAAATCTGagtcatttttattgatttaattaatattaCACTTGGACAATATGGATTTGACAATTCGAGCAGTTGGGTGTCCCAATATGCTATGCcacaaagaaaaaatagaattggAAGGTAAATAATTAGTGCTCAGATGAGCAGCATGAACAAAATCTCACTGAGATTTAGACTGAGAAGAGGAAGGTTGAGATTGCTGCTGAAACTTCATGGTAGAAGATTGAATGACATAAAGACCCTGatcaagtgtaacgccctggataaccaagaccgttacattgtgtcattaaaatagtgcaagacttgctaatcaagtcgtttgaacaatagtgtgttcctaaagtcaattatcaggttagggttaaaatatttttgatcataaacgattaattttcattaaaatagatgtttgatacatgagatcccaaaacagggttttaaAGAAAATTTACAACTGTCAAAAGTTTTATAcaaccagtggccactctaatggaaaaatacaaatttaaagctctgtccctgtactttccctcggtcgtggcggatgagcagctgacaatgtacacctcgcccccagagctctccaactcatggttggtccaggcccaacaagaaaaccataacagcaagTACATAATCAGTAGCAACATCCCATAATTTGTAAGACAATCTTCCAGAAGTTCAACAAATCATAAGCATCAAACTAATAATAGTAAACATGTACTTTCATGAATATATCCTAACTAATAAACAAATGCTCAGAGTCAGCGCTCTTAGGCagagccctctgtttactcaatgactctagctcgcttaggccgagtccattgtttatttagctgaccctggTTCACAATGGTCGAGTCGCGTCCTATGCGCAAGtcatcagccccgactctcttaggccgttcattctcGTATACCAcatcaatcttacaaacacaATACAAGCATTCaattattgggaacctcagtcccattcTCAACCACAcaatggtgcagttttcttaccttgaattcccgAGTGGAGGATACAAaacggtctcgagcacgatcctcagtcctgagccctgacgataaacctagtcacggTGGCCAATGGttaatcatcaatttctaatccatataaatatttaggaaacattagctagccaccgggacctcgatttctactaaatcgggtaataGAAATCGTCACAagcgcttaggtttgaacccCCAAGTCTTGCTCATCCTAAAAATCAATCTAAGCTGAAATCCCCTAGGCAagtcgcgacctggccctaagggtcgcggggCGCCCCTAAGTCAGAGACATAACCCCCAAGCTTCAGggggaggtgggccgcgacttgccccttagggccgcgacacaccttCGAGATAGAGAGCCCACCCAGGGCATTCTGGGCATGCAGGTCGCAGCGCCCATGAGCTGGGTCATGGCACCCCCcaacgaacccagaatttctgggttttcccagcATCCTTCCTAGACAAAAACCTCAAAATTCAACTTTAACAAGCCCCCAACCAAAATCAAGCTCAACTACGAGTTTAGGATttataatcacatattttaaacacaaaacGTTAACAATCCTACTGAAACCACTATCCCAATTCAGTAGTAATTCACCACCCAACATTCAGCTCAATTCCACCTTAATGATCTTATTTCCCTAACATAATCAGagacaagaacttacctcaattattGTTTGAATCCTCACAAGTTTCCAGCCTTCTACCAGCCTTAACCTCTTAAATTCTTAAGCTTCAAGCTCAGCCTTTCTCCAGCCTAGCCTAAACCTTTTTTCTTCAGCCGCTCAAGCTTCAATCACAAGAGAGAGTGAGGGAGAAATCGTGAGTGAGAGATATGAGTGAGAGTTGTTAGTTCCCACTACCTTCTAGTTTATCTCCTAAGCCTTCTGAGTATATCCTACCCCTCAAAAGACTATATTGCCCCCTTTAAGCTTATTAGTCCTCTAATtgtctctaggggtaaaatggtcattatgctctcagttcccgctaattcctcaagtgttcctactattaaccaattaaacccCGTCATGTCCAatcaattaccaaatacttattcattatctaataactcccaaaatatttctccaaattcccaaaatactccCTAAGCTTTCCCCCGAGCCatgtattaaaccccgctgtgactatttcgccaaacctctcactaggaccatctcgagccatatgctgcaaatatatccacataagaatgtggtctcaatcataaatcacataaaatcatatttatgccctcaatgggacaaaattacaaatatacccttataagtTATAAAtgtccacatgcatatctaatactcataaacatgcatatattatatccatataatcatatcaatcatgcatgccacgaagtcatgcatttaaccaattaaacatacatatttaCCAATTATGTcgtcccagcacgctaatcaaggtcctgagccctattagcaattttgggtcgttacatcaagaTACCCCTGCATCAACGTTTTCTTGGAAACCTGGTCTTTGACAAAACTGTGGTTAGGATAGAACTCAAAGAATGCATTGTTATTTGAAGTAAACTTGGAAACACTAATtagatttttttatatgttaGGGACATGATGAACACGGTTTAGGGTGAGAGGTTTTGAAGTAAATGGTGTAAGAAAGTGAAACTTACCAACATTATGAATTCATAGTCCATTACCATCGCCCATGTGTACTTTTCCAGGTCCATGATATGTCTCCTTCTAAGCTAAGTTCGACTGAAATAGAGTGCAGTGAGAGGTTGCACCAGAGTCGGGGTACCACGCCAGATCCATCACTTTGTTGGAGGTAGCAATATTGGCCATGTGTTTATCAATTGTAGCTGCTCATACACCCAGAGTCGAACAAAATCCCCCAGCTCCCGCCAAACAAACTCCTCCAGCTCCAGCTGACCTCACTCCTCCAGCTTCCACTGACTAGACGCCTACTGGTCGCCCAGCAAAATCTTCAAGAGAAGATCTTACGAGTGTGGTGCTCAATTCAGCCAAAGTTAGGCTGACCAAGATTACCAAGCACCGCTGCAGCCGAGAGGCCATCCAATAGACTATCTCCATGGCGGTCGATCAGGTCTTCAACCATGCACTGAACGAAGTGCTTAGCGTAAGTCGCCATTTTTACCatactttattaattttttttgtcaatttattCCTACTAATAACTTTATCTTTCtctgatcgcagggagttctCACCATGAGCTCCGGCTGGCGAAGTTCGAGGGCAATGGCTGCTCAGTTTGAAAAGAGGCTTAGCGATCAGCTTTGCATTGCCGAGGCCCAACATGCCAAGCAACTCAAAACAATCGAAGCTAAACATGACGAGCAACTCAAGGAAGTTGAAGTGAAGCATATCGAGGAGCTCCAAGGGGTCGAGGCGAAACACATCGAGGCATTCAGGGAGGTCGAGGCAAAACACACCGGGGTGTTGCAAACGGATGAGGCCAAACTTGCCTCCCTCGAAGCGGAGCTAAAGAAATTGGAGGCATCAATCGCTAAGATCACTGCTTCCAAGGAGCAGTACAAAGAGGTCTCGCTTATGAACTATcgggaagcccacaagcttcaagcAGAGCTGGAGATAAGCCACAAGGAGACTGCCGATCTGGAGGAGGCGAATGCCCGCAACCTTGAAGAATACGAGGGGGCGGTGTTTGAGTGTTTCTATATGTTCTGGAAATGCAATCCCAACGCTGACTTTTCCTATCTACCAGACCATATAAGGGAGGCTGAGCTAGCAAGGTGTGTGGCACGCTTAGAGGAAGAGAAGACTCAAGGGTCTCCCGAGATCTCTCTAGCAACAGGCGTTGAGGGTGTCCAGGAAGACATTGGAGCTGCCATCGACCAGCAGCCACAAGAGCCTCAGCAGGATCTTTCGGCCTCCTCGTAACTTTATCTgctttttctttaacttttattttgggatacACAATCTATGGCTCGTGATGTAAAGCCAATTTTTACTTTTATTGCTGGACGGGCAGCTTTAACCTTCTAACAGACAAtcacatccgagcagtaactgctcgtggtgtaaaggatttcatttttgatattataatatttgcattctaTTATAATATCtattcgtatgaccgaacttagcatagcactttggtttgatttaacaaaataataaaattttgaaaaatactctaagtaccgtagcatgctttcacttattttgctcgtgtgtttacatacctgttgatatgctttgcttaccagataccttatatgcccccccaagtgattgaggagctttaggtcctcggtcacttgcctttaCCAAAACATGTTTGAACATTTATGCTCGTAGTAGagaatttaaaacgataatataccaaaacaacacacgtaatgagcaaatacttgtaataaatacaatagtttggcaagattgactggttgcgcacagtcccttttattctcgtaatagatggacaatcgtgtctgtacgagtgatcaagaatatgatcttacacttataagcgatcagtcataaaaatgactaacccttattcataaacttgtaaaaagtaaaattaatacaagctaattctttaagaagaattgtttattgatagtacttgcgcaggtattctccattccaatagcgatgaatgagatctccatttaagcgagtaagtttgtaagtgcctggatggaggacttcttcgatttggtacggtccttcccagttaggtccgagtactccagcggcctgatcgcgggtgttgaggaaaactcttctaagtactatATTCCGACATTAAATTTCCTTTCaagtactttagaattgaaatacagggcgaccttttgctggtaagctgccacttggagttgggcttgcttgcgcctttcatcgaccGAATCCAAGGATTTCATTAAtaactggctattagagccttgatcgtatgtcATCCTCCGATGCgatggcagatctaattcaaTAGGAAAATAGAGTATGAcatgttgttgttcgatgggatgttctgtacaatcagaggacttcaggcaatttctCCGGGCATgtcccttttgcttcttcaagccttttctttagagtttcttttagcatcttattgactgcctcgacttTTCTATttgcttgagggtgagaaactgaagaaaagcttttgataattccatgccacTCGCAAAAtatgtgaacagatcactatcgaactgcgtgtctttgtctgagacaatttttcttggcaatccatagcgacacacaatgttcttgaccacgaaatccagcactttcttggtcgttatggttgcaagtggctcatcctcggcccactttgtgaagtaatcgactgccact is a window of Humulus lupulus chromosome 4, drHumLupu1.1, whole genome shotgun sequence DNA encoding:
- the LOC133828881 gene encoding uncharacterized protein LOC133828881, whose amino-acid sequence is MAVDQVFNHALNEVLSGVLTMSSGWRSSRAMAAQFEKRLSDQLCIAEAQHAKQLKTIEAKHDEQLKEVEVKHIEELQGVEAKHIEAFREVEAKHTGVLQTDEAKLASLEAELKKLEASIAKITASKEQYKEVSLMNYREAHKLQAELEISHKETADLEEANARNLEEYEGAVFECFYMFWKCNPNADFSYLPDHIREAELARCVARLEEEKTQGSPEISLATGVEGVQEDIGAAIDQQPQEPQQDLSASS